Genomic DNA from Pseudomonadota bacterium:
CACAGATAAGTCAGATAGTTGTTGCTGTTGAGCAGGAAAGCGCCACCACAGGCCAGACAGCAGAAAATATTCAACAGGTTTCCACGGTTATGAATGAAACGTCTAAAACAATACAAAACGCTGCCCCTGCTGCCATGAAGGTTGCAAAAGTTGCAGAAGCATTGGAGCAGATGATTAAACAATTTACGCTGAGAGGATAATCAGGGAAAACGGTATTGTTCACTACTGTCTGCACGCTCTATGTGTAACATTTTGCGGTGCATAATATGAATCCTCAATACCCATCGTTTTATTCCAGGGTACAGGACAGTGGTATGGTCACGATTATACGTTATAACCATTCAGGAACAAAGTATATCAGATCCCTTTCTTAACCAGCTTGGCTGCCTTTTTCTCTTGTTTGGTCAGGTTTTTCAGGGTTTTTTTATCAGGGGTTTCTGCATTTGCAGTAGGCGCTTCATGAAAAATATTTTTGACAGGATCAGGAGCTTCTGTCTCAGGCAGGATTGTCCGGGGCGAACCGGTGTTCTTAGCTTCCTGCTTGTTTGCCCTTGCAAGGCGGATTTTCGCCATGATGGCTTGGGCCATACTTTTGCCGAACTGGCCGATAAAACCGGCAACCAGGACAATGACAACCCATTTGAGAATAGACCAGGTACTCATACCATTAATAATATCATGCATATCTTCGAACCTTTCAGTAAAGGTCTTGAATTAGAGCATAAAGAGGAAGTTTAGCAGCAATAAACTCACTTCTGTAAATCCAGTATCTTTCCAATTTTTTCACTCATAGCTAATACCTTTATTTGACGCCTTTCAACTCATCCATTAACTCTTTGACATTTGTGATTTTGTCGACCCTGTAACCATTTGAGCCTACTGTGTAGAGCGGTTCTTCCTCCGGGCAGCAGCCTGCCGAACTAAGAAGGCCGTTACAGATACAAAAATATCCTCTATTATCAGTTTTTGCGGGGCACTGCGTGAATTGACCGTCTTTATCCCTAGTTAGCACATAACCTTTATCGCATTTTAATTTTCTCTTCCCATCAAATGTGGAAAGAAACATAGGTGATTTTTTTATCACTACAAAAGGCAAACCACATGGAGAGCCTGGCCTTTCAATAAGCAATATATCTTCTTTTTTGGCGTCAATAACAGCCTGTTTATACGCCGGCGTTGCACTACTTTCCTCTGTCACGAGAAAACGTGTTCCCATCTGTACCCCGTCTGCTCCCATCTGTATAAATTTTACAATGTCTTCATGTGAATAAATACCACCTGCAACTATGACAGGAAATCCACCATGTTGCAAAGACACCTCTTTTACGAGGGGAAATAGATTTTCCAACTTGTTTGATTCAAGTGTTAACTGGTCAAACCTGAACCCGAGATGTCCGCCTGCAAGCGGTCCCTCGAGGACGACAGCATCGGGTCTATAGCCCATCCTTTCCCATTTTTTACAGATTAATTCAAGAGCCCTTGCCGATGAAACTATTGGAACTAACGCGGTGTCTTTAGGATCTTTAATTCCAGGGAGACCAAGGGGTAATCCTGCTCCGCAAATAATTAAATCTGCATGTGCATCAATGGCTCCTTTCACAGAATCTTCATAATCTCTCTGAAGGGCAACCATGATATTGATACCGACAACCCCCCCTGTTGTTGACTTTGCAATCGATACCTCTTCATAAGCGCCTTCGTATGTGTTCATAGTCTTGCCGGTCCTTATTGAAACAAGTCTGTCGAGGGCAGCGCTTGAGATAATACCTACGCCTCCTTCCCTTGCAACTGCACTTGCAAGAGGCGAAAGAGATACACCAACCCCCATTCCTCCCTGGATTATGGGTGTTTTTATAGTTTTACCTTTTACTGTTAATGATGGTAAAATTTGTCTTGCGGTGTTATCGGTATTTTCCATCTGTTCCTTTTCCTAACAAAGTTAGTTGCCGTAAATTAGTCTATACGTTTTTGCTGTTTTGAACTTATGAATGTGGGTATCAATGACTAAGAACACAACTTTGTACTGTATCATACAATGATAATATATTGCAAAAAAATATGCATGAGCTTGATAATTTATTCCACAGATGCTACGGCTTGTCTCGTATATTTTGTTTATCATATTCTTACATCGTGTGAAGGTTCATATAAAAGGCTTTCTTTTTAACAACAATTAATTTATGATACTCAAATGGCCCGGACATGAGTCTATGCCATAGTGTTTCGATATGGAGTAGATGTGCTTCCCTGCTTCTATCTCCACAAGGAGCATAAAATTAATAATCAGGAGGACAAAATGCAGGGTGGCAAACTTTATGTTGGAAATCTTAGTTATTCTGTAACCAGTGAGCAGCTTAAGGAGCTGTTTTCAAGTTGTGGAGAGGTAAAAGAAGTCAAAATTATTGAAGGTAAGGGTTTTGGTTTTATCGAAATGGGAACACAGATAGAAGCAGAAAAGGCAAAAAAAGACTTAGGCGGTACACAGTTTATGGGACGCTCAATTACTGTTGAGGAAGCACGCCCTCAGAGAGAAAAACCAAGAGGAGGCAGAGGAGGAGGCTTCGGCAGGAGATACTAATTTAGCGCATTTTTTTGTTCAATAAATTTCCGTATTGCCTTACAACAAGGTTCTTAAGAGGAGAAAGTAGTGGGGCAGGCAAAAATACATGACCTTGTAAGGGTGCATTATACAGGGTCATTAAAAGATGGCACCGTCTTTGATTCATCACTGGATAAACAGCCTCTGGAGTTCAAGATAGGACATGGTATAATAATCCCCGGGTTTGAAAATGGTATAATAGGGATGAATGAAGGGGATACGAAGGTGATTTCAATCCCGCCGGAGGACGCTTATGGCCTGCACAGGGATGATCTTGTGGGCATTATTGAAAAGGTGCGGGTACCCAATAATATCAAGCCTGAAGTTGGAATGGTACTGAAAGTCCGTTCACCTGAAGGAGAAATGATCAAGGTTACGGTAAAAGATGTCAACGAAACAGGTGTAACCCTTGACATGAACCATCCGCTTGCGGGAAAAGAACTTATTTTTGAAATTAAGCTTATCGAGGTAATTCCGGAATAAAATCCAAACATTCTATCCCCTGTAATTCTAAATCTATCAGTATTTCTTGCGTATCCCCTTCTTTGCTGATATTTTATTTACCTGTATGAGTTTAATGCTCGCCGTTTATTTTCTTTTATACAGCTTGATGCACTTTTATGTATGTCTGAAAACAAGACATGCTTATCGTTTTGGCATAAAAACAGGAATTTTCTTAGCTATATTCATGACGGCAATGATCTTGGCCCCTGTAATTGTAAGATTATCCGAAAAGGCCGGGCATGAGTATTTTGCCAGACTCATGGCATATACAGGATATACCTGGATGGCAGCCTTGTTTCTGTTTTTTTCCGTTTCTGTCTGCATTGATTTTTGCAGGCTATGTATCTATGCTGCAGGAGTTATATTCAAAAAGAATTTCTCACCTGTGCTTTATGCGCATAAGTGTTTTTTTGTGGTGCCTTTAATATGTTCATTATTTGTTGTTGCCTATGGGTACTATGAGGCAGGACAAATAAAAACAGAGCGATTGATCATAAAAACGGATAAAATACCGAAAGAGATAAAAAGGCTGAAAATAGTACAGATTTCCGATATACATGTCGGACTTATTATCCGGCAAAGAACCCTGGAAAAAATAGCTTCTGAAATCAGAAAGATAAACCCTGATATACTTGTATCAACAGGGGATATTGTCGATGGACAGATAAACCATCTCAATGAATTTATAGATCCATTAAAAAGTGTTAACCCGCCCTATGGTAAGTTTGCGGTAACAGGCAACCATGAATTCTACGCAGGCATTGAATCGTCGCTTGATTTCATGAGAAAGGCAGGTTTTACGGTTCTCAGGGGAAGAAGCGTAATTGCCGGGGGGATTATCAACATTGCCGGGGTTGATGATACTGCAGGAAGGCCCTATAGTCATGTGGAAATATCTGAAAATGTGTTGCTTTCCAGCCTTCCGAAAGGTCTGTTTACCGTCTTGCTTAAGCACAAACCGGTAATAGATCGGGCAGCTATAGATCTGTTTGATTTGCAGCTTTCCGGGCATACCCATAAAGGACAGATTTTCCCTTTCAATTTTATCACCAGGCTGTTTTTTCCTATGTATAATGGATTTTTTAAACTCTCCGATGTTTCATACCTGTATGTCAGCAGGGGTTCGGGCACATGGGGACCGCCGGTTCGCTTCCTTGCGCCGCCCGAAATAACAGTGATCGAACTTGTATATGCATCAAATTGATTAAGTGTAATATGGCTGATTATTCGATAATTGATAACTCACCTACGCTCTGGTATGTTTTTTATCCACGCAACGAGCGCACCTTATGCCCGGCAAATGCATTTGATGTGTCTGTGCCTGTCGATGATAGTGTTTTTGTTTCATGCAGGTTTTATGTGGGAGACAGTGCATGGCCCTGGATATTATTTTTTCATGGCAATGGAGAAATGGTTAGCGATTATGATCGTATATCCCCTTTTTATATAAAGAATGGTCTTAACCTTATTGTGGCTGATTATCGGGGCTATGGCGCAAGTAATGGAACACCCTCATTGACAGATCTTTTTAAGGATGCCCGTGTAATCTTCAGAACAGTAGGGGAAGAGCTGAAAAACAGAGGCTTTAATACCGAAATATGGGTTAT
This window encodes:
- a CDS encoding nitronate monooxygenase, coding for MENTDNTARQILPSLTVKGKTIKTPIIQGGMGVGVSLSPLASAVAREGGVGIISSAALDRLVSIRTGKTMNTYEGAYEEVSIAKSTTGGVVGINIMVALQRDYEDSVKGAIDAHADLIICGAGLPLGLPGIKDPKDTALVPIVSSARALELICKKWERMGYRPDAVVLEGPLAGGHLGFRFDQLTLESNKLENLFPLVKEVSLQHGGFPVIVAGGIYSHEDIVKFIQMGADGVQMGTRFLVTEESSATPAYKQAVIDAKKEDILLIERPGSPCGLPFVVIKKSPMFLSTFDGKRKLKCDKGYVLTRDKDGQFTQCPAKTDNRGYFCICNGLLSSAGCCPEEEPLYTVGSNGYRVDKITNVKELMDELKGVK
- a CDS encoding peptidylprolyl isomerase, yielding MGQAKIHDLVRVHYTGSLKDGTVFDSSLDKQPLEFKIGHGIIIPGFENGIIGMNEGDTKVISIPPEDAYGLHRDDLVGIIEKVRVPNNIKPEVGMVLKVRSPEGEMIKVTVKDVNETGVTLDMNHPLAGKELIFEIKLIEVIPE
- a CDS encoding RNA-binding protein — protein: MQGGKLYVGNLSYSVTSEQLKELFSSCGEVKEVKIIEGKGFGFIEMGTQIEAEKAKKDLGGTQFMGRSITVEEARPQREKPRGGRGGGFGRRY
- a CDS encoding metallophosphoesterase, whose product is MLYAHKCFFVVPLICSLFVVAYGYYEAGQIKTERLIIKTDKIPKEIKRLKIVQISDIHVGLIIRQRTLEKIASEIRKINPDILVSTGDIVDGQINHLNEFIDPLKSVNPPYGKFAVTGNHEFYAGIESSLDFMRKAGFTVLRGRSVIAGGIINIAGVDDTAGRPYSHVEISENVLLSSLPKGLFTVLLKHKPVIDRAAIDLFDLQLSGHTHKGQIFPFNFITRLFFPMYNGFFKLSDVSYLYVSRGSGTWGPPVRFLAPPEITVIELVYASN
- a CDS encoding alpha/beta hydrolase — translated: MADYSIIDNSPTLWYVFYPRNERTLCPANAFDVSVPVDDSVFVSCRFYVGDSAWPWILFFHGNGEMVSDYDRISPFYIKNGLNLIVADYRGYGASNGTPSLTDLFKDARVIFRTVGEELKNRGFNTEIWVMGRSLGSLSAIEIAYNYRDQIKGLIIESGFANILKILMHLGLPLYGIDVEGIDEECLSIVGKISLPTLIIHGEEDVLVSPREAEIIYRHIGSDKKRLVLISGADHNDIMFVGMNEYFEALRQFIFSV